The genomic window CTGTCTGCCCCGTTGAAGGGTAAAGTTGCTCATCTGGTGGAGAATTTTTTAGGAAAAAAAATCGTACCTAACCTCATTCAAATGGGCAAAGGTGTGCATGATTATCTCGAAAAAAAAGTTAACTAGCTATTAGCTATCAGCCTAAAAATTCGGGTCTAAATCCCCGACTTCTATACGCCATTCGATTTCAGGAGGGGTTTAAACCCCCTTCTGAAAAGCTGACTGCTTTTTTAAGTATGTTTATTAGTTGTTACCTTCAGCGATCGCTGTCGTTTGATTTTTTTCTTCTGCTAATTCAGCTAAAGATTCAGCGACGATATCTTCAAAGGTTTCACCCACATTAGCAATCACTCCCTTGCCTTTTTCATAGAGAACAACCCCTCCTTTTATGGTTGCCTTGGCAATGGGTTTAGCTGCTTTCCCCGCCACAGGAATTAAGACGGGAAGGAGAACAATGGCGGTAATCCCAGGAATACCGAGGTCTTCGGCAATATCTTTAATATTGATGTGAGGAACAAAATCTTTAAGTGCCATAAATTTAACCTCTTTAACCTTTTTATAAACTTTTCTTTACCTCTTGTTTCTAGTTTAACTCTATTTTGCTTAAGGGTTGGAATTTGGTGCTAAATGTCAGCTAAATCGTTAGTTTTTTTAATAAATGTTAATATTTTAATTAATAAATTCTCTCAAAAGTTAGGAAAAATGACATGAGTTATTGCAGTTAAGCTTTACCTTTTTAAAATTGATTCCTTTAACTGATAAGTGATCCCTGATTTATCCATAAACAATTGAGGACTGTTTTGAAAATTTTTATCATTATTTCATTTTTTTCAATTATGTGTGTCTACTGACATCTTGCACCAGAAGAAATCATGATTAAGTTTGATGAATTTCTCATGACCAGTCTACTAAAACCGTTAATCTAATCTTTAAGAAGTTTGAGAATTTTGATCGGTGTTTTGTAACTTGATAAAACTATCAAAAGCATACCAAGCTAAGACATACCAAGGAATCGTTTCTAATTGCCACCCCTTAAGGATTAATTGTCGCCAAGCTAATAAACCAAAACTTAAAGGGATAAGAACTCTTAAATCAACAATATTATTACTAGCTTGTTGAATATGTTGATTGACATTTTTAGTGATTTGAGTGACTTGGATAGCTGTTTGGGAAGGATGAGGAATAGGGATTAAAGATTGTGTTGATTTTTCTGAGAAACTTAATCCCAATTCTCTTAATTTATCAAAGATTTCTACAGCTTTTAGTGACTGGAAATTATAAAAAATGGTTAAACTACCAATCTGAAAATTGCTCCTCACGCTTTCAATGGCTAATTGATTTTTAAGACTAACAATAATTAAATTAATTGAATCTATATGGCGTGAAAATGAGGGGACTCGGATGCGAATTCGGCCTGGAGTTATACTGAGAATCTCAGTCATAATTAAGGAATTATTTGGAGATGATTGGGTTAAATCGAGGGAATTAGAAGCTGATTTTTGGTTATTCATAACACAATTATTGCGACTGCTTACCCTAAATAGTGAAAAACTTATACTCCTAATTTTCTTGGTTAAACCAAAAGATTAAGATGTTGTATCAATTGAGATGCTTGCATTGCCCCTTCGAGGCGTTCTACTGGTTCTCCTTTTTTAAATAAAACTAAAGTAGGTAAAGATTGAATACCATACTTAGATGCAATCCCTGGATACTTGTCCGTATCAATCTTAACAACTTGTAAACGATTTCTCATTTGAGTTCCTACTTGTTCTAAGATAGGAGACATCATTTGACAAGGACCGCACCAAGTTGCGTAAAAATCCACGAGAACGGGAACAGTGGATGTGGATAACATTTCTTCAAAACTGGAAAATTGCTTCTTAAGTGCCATAATTGTTGAGATAGGGTGAGTTAATAATAATTATCAGCAAGATTATCTGTTGTTCTTGCCATAGACAATATAGTTTTTTCACTACCAATATTATACTGTGTGATTAGATATTATGCCTTGCAGAGATAATTGATCAATGCTAGTATGCTCAACATAACTATAGATACTTAAGAAATAAAACCACAAAATTAACATCTTCCCTTCTGTTCTTAATGTAATCTTTAATATTACCCTTCAAAAAAATGGGAAATCAATCAGAATATTGATTTTGTCATCGTCATCGATGTTGGAAATAATACTTAACAATAAAAATGTTAGTAATTATAGCTATTCTGAATCGATAATTAATTTTGGCTAGAACTCAGAAAAGTCCCTATTCAAAGCTTGTTGAAACCAAAGCTTTTCTAGCGTGTTGAGACAAAACAGCTTAACTATGCTAAAGTAACCCTGATATGTACATCATAATCTCAAGATAATTATGTTAATATCTTAAACAAAAGAATCATTCTTTAATGACTTAATTGGTCCGATTGTTTTTGATTTAGCTAAGGTTAAATCAGTCAACTCAAGCAAAAATCAACAAAAAACCAGCTTATGAAATCTTCCCTTGTTATTTTATATCACCGTGAACCTTACGATGAAGTAGTAGAAAATGGACAAGTAAGATATTTGCCTAAAAAAAGTCCTAATGGTATTGTCCCTACGTTAAAGAGCTTTTTTGCTGATGATAATAATCAAGGAACTTGGATTGCGTGGAAACAAGTTTCGCCAGAGCAAAAAAATCAATTCAATAAGAATGTTGTTGTGGAAGACGATGGGAATTATCGGGTTTCCCGTATCCCTTTGACCGCCGAGCAAGTCAGAGATTTTTACCACGTTACCTCAAAAGAAGCATTTTGGCCAATTCTACATTCATTTCCTTACCACTTTACCAGTGAATCATCCAATTGGGATAACTTTGTAAAAATCAACCGTCTCTTTGCTGAAGCAGCTTGTGAAGAAGCGGCAGATGATGCCCTAATTTGGGTTCATGATTATAACCTTTGGCTTGCGCCTCAGTTTATTCGGGAGAAAAAGCCTGACGCACGCATTGCTTTCTTCCATCATACCCCTTTTCCTTCGGTGGATATATTCAATATTTTACCTTGGCGAGAAGCGATCGTTGATAGTCTTTTGTGTTGTGATGTGGTTGGCTTCCACATTCCTCGTTACTCCGAAAACTTTGTCAATGTTGCCCGTAGTTTGCGACCCATTGATATCGTAGAAAAAACTAAAGTCACAGGACATATTACCCCTGTTGGCATTGCCTTAGCTGAACCCGAAGCCACTACTAAGTTAAAATACAAAAATCAAATCGTCAAAGTAGATGCGTTTCCTGTGGGAACTAGCCCCCAAAATATTTTAGATGTCTTGCGTACCCCAGAAGCAGAGGCCAAAGTTGCAGAAATCAAAGAGACGTTACAGGGTCGTAAACTGATTATTGCAGCCGGTCGGGTGGATTATGTTAAAGGTAATAAGGAAAAATTAGAAGCATTTGAGCGTTTGTTAGAACGTCGCCCTGAATTACATGGTAAAGTTAACTTCATCATGACTTGTGTGCAAGCAGCCACAGGAATGCAAGTGTATCAAGAAGCGCAACGAGAAATTGAATATTTAGTGGGTAAAATTAACGGACGTTTTGCTAAGTTTGATTGGATACCCATTCGCTTATCTACTCAACCTATTCCTTTACTGGATTTATTCTGCTACTATAGAGCGGCCGATATTTGCTGGACAACGCCTTTACGGGATGGTTTAAATTTAGTGGCTAAAGAGTATATTGTTGCTCATGAAGGGAAAGACGGGGTCTTAGTTCTATCTGAGTTTGTTGGGGCAGCCACTGAACTTCCTCAAGCGATTTTAACCAATCCTTACTCCATTAAATTAATGGATGAAGCCATCGATCAAGCTTTGGATATGTCCCCCGAAGAACAACAGGAAAAAATGGCGAAGATGTACGAAACGGTGACTAAGTACGATGTTAAATACTGGTCTGACCGTCTCTTGAACTACTTTGCTAAGATGACCCGTGAATTTGTCGATGACAAAGAACCTGCATTAAACTAAAAGTTTGCTCCCTGATGACCCTCAGTAAGTTCCGTTTCCCTACATTGATATGTGGGGACTTTTTTTTATAATAGGAAAATAAGAATCTTTTAATCAATTTATAACTTATGGTATCGTCTTTAGAAAATAATCAAAAAAAATCACCAGAAACAACCCATCAATCCGAATCCGAAACCACCTCAAACCAAGAACATATTTTATGTCCTCATTGTAAACGGACAGCGAGTAATGGTATTAAATGTAAAGGCATTTGTGTGGCCGATGATGATTATTAATGATTTATTTGTTTCCAAAATTAAATGATGATTAATAATACAAGGATAGAAGAAATGGGATGAGCCATTATTTTCCATTATCCCATTTTTCACCTAATCATTAACTAAGTTTTATCTGCATAACTTTTGGTCAGTGTTTGACGCACCTTTTTATATTTTTCTACATTTAGTGAAGGCATACCTCCTGGAACAAATATTTGCGAAACTGAGAGTTGATTTTGATTATCTGTCATATTCATGCGATGTAATTTTAAACTTATATTATTATCGTACTATTACATTATTATTTTAAAGTAAAATTGGTTATTGTATAGGTTGCATGAACGTATTTATTAACTTATTTAAAACTGATTCCTGATTGCTTTTCAATGGATTTTAAAGTACCTATAGGAATCATTTTACCTTGATGAATAGGAACAATAGCTGTCCGTTTTGTTTCAGGATTAAATAACTTTAAATGAGAACCTGTTTGTGAAACCTCTATAAAACCCGATTGTTTAAGTTGCTTAATCACTTCTTTAGCTGTTAAACGAGGGGTTTTTGGCATAATTTATAGCTATTCTAAATAACAACTTCAACTGTATCAAACTTTTGGTCTGGATTGATTATATGCTCAGGAATTGGTTCTAAAAGCAACTGAATGGCCTCTTTTAGATTGGCTACCGCTTCCTCCTTTGTATCACCGCAAGAAGAAATATAATTCAATTCTGGACAAGTTGCCGAAAACGCTTTTACTTCATCATCCCACTCTAAAACTGCTCGAATAATCATAAGTATTTTACAATTAAACTATCACTGTAAAATTATATCTTATCTTAACTTCTCTATACTAAGAAATGAAATAAGATAAAGTAGGATAAGATAAGATAAGATAAACGTGCTTTTACCAATGAAAGAAGTCATCAAACATCTTAAAGTATCAGAGATTCCTAATGTAATTGCTCAATTAGGACTATCTCCTGACCAAGAAGTTAACTTAACTATTGAAGAAACATCAGATGATTTACTCTCTATTATGGATAAAATAGGAGAAAAAGCTCAAGCTAAGGGATTAACAAAAGAAAAATTCCAAGAGTTATTAGCTGATGAATCTTGAACAAGTGGTTATCTATACTAATTTTTAATTTAGAATTTCCTCTACTTTTTGAGGAGAAACTAAGGTATTCGCGCATAAAATACCGGAACCAGTAACCGCCGGAACCCCAATTCCGGGTAAGGTACTATCTCCCACTCGATAAAGTCCTGAAATGGGAGTATGACAACTAGGAAACATCCCCTTTCCTGCCGGTATAGCAGGGCCATAAGTTCCCTGATAACGACGGAGAAAGCGACTATGGGTTAAGGGAGTGCCAATTAATTCTAAAACCACTCGTTGACGAATATCAGGGATAACCTTTTCTAATGCTTTATAAAGGGTTTGCGATCGCTGTTTTTTCTTGTTTTCATACGCTTCATTTTTTTCCCATCCTTCATAGGGTTCTAAGGTGTAAGCATGAACCACATAATGACCATCTGGGGCTAAATTTTTATCCCAAACTGAAGGAATAGAAATCATACAAGTATTACCCGGAACGGTAATGTCTTTATTACTATCATGAACCACTACATGATGACCCGTTAAATGGTCTAATCCGTCTGCTTTTATACCTAAATGAAGGTGCATAAAACTTTCAACGGCAGGGGTTTCTAGTTGTTCTTGTCGGTAACTTTTTGGTAAATCTTCTGCATCTAAAAGCTGTTGATAGGTATCCCAAAGTGTGGCGTTAGAAATAACAATAGGGGCGTTAATAATATCTCCTTTCTTTAGTTTGATTCCTGTGACTTTTCCTGATTTAACAATTATTTTATCCACATGAGACTTTAGATATAATGCTCCTCCATATCGCTTTAAACCCTTGAGCAATGCGTCAACAATGGCTGCACTTCCACCGATAGGATATTCTACCCCGGCACGAGTTCTTTCTCCTAACATAAAGGCAATTTCTGGGGCAACCGTTCCTTTAGCTTTTAATCCTGAGAGTAAGAAACATTCAAGATCAATTAAGCGACGAACCCAGGGATCGTTTACGGTTTTATCCATCACATCTCCTGCTGACCCACTAATTATTCCCAGTTGAAATAAACTTTTAATTAAAGAGGGAAAATAGCGTGTTACTAAAACAGGAAATAATTGCCAATCTGACCGTAAAGCAATAGTAGGAATATCTTTTAAACAGTCATAAAGTCCTAGCATTTTTGACTCAAACTCAGCTAATTCTTTAGCCCCTTGAGGAGTTACTTGGGCGACGGCTTGACGATACTTTTCTAACTCACTATAAACAGGAAATTTACCTTCTGGAAAATGATAATGACCCAAGGGATCATAAGGAATAACTTCTAAACTTTCCCCTAAACTATCTAATACTTGTTTTAACGGATTAAGAGAGGGCTTATCATTGCCTAAACCACAGTAAAAAGAGGGGCCCGAATCAAAGATAAACCCTTGACGAGTAAAGGTGTGGGCAGCCCCACCGGGGATAGAATGACTTTCAAAAATGGCAACCTTTTTTCCATATTTTGCTAATAAAGATCCTGCCGTTAAACCACCGATTCCACTGCCAATAATAACAACATCAAAACTCATTATTAAACTCTTATAGGGGTTGATGGGTTTAGCTTCGCTAAACCCCTACGAACTGGTAAAATACCACAATTACTTACGATTTAGAGTTAGATTTATTCTGAATTAACGCACGATATAATCCGTAAAGAACAACCCCTAAAATTCCCACAACAATTAAAGAGGTGACTAATTTTAAAATGCCATTGAGGATGGATAATCCTACTATCACCCCAACCACAGCAACGCCTACTTTAGCAGGGGTTTCTAACCCTTGATACCAAGTAGCAACACGAGTTAATAT from Crocosphaera subtropica ATCC 51142 includes these protein-coding regions:
- a CDS encoding DUF5132 domain-containing protein, whose protein sequence is MALKDFVPHINIKDIAEDLGIPGITAIVLLPVLIPVAGKAAKPIAKATIKGGVVLYEKGKGVIANVGETFEDIVAESLAELAEEKNQTTAIAEGNN
- a CDS encoding HMA2 domain-containing protein, whose amino-acid sequence is MNNQKSASNSLDLTQSSPNNSLIMTEILSITPGRIRIRVPSFSRHIDSINLIIVSLKNQLAIESVRSNFQIGSLTIFYNFQSLKAVEIFDKLRELGLSFSEKSTQSLIPIPHPSQTAIQVTQITKNVNQHIQQASNNIVDLRVLIPLSFGLLAWRQLILKGWQLETIPWYVLAWYAFDSFIKLQNTDQNSQTS
- a CDS encoding phytoene desaturase family protein, translating into MSFDVVIIGSGIGGLTAGSLLAKYGKKVAIFESHSIPGGAAHTFTRQGFIFDSGPSFYCGLGNDKPSLNPLKQVLDSLGESLEVIPYDPLGHYHFPEGKFPVYSELEKYRQAVAQVTPQGAKELAEFESKMLGLYDCLKDIPTIALRSDWQLFPVLVTRYFPSLIKSLFQLGIISGSAGDVMDKTVNDPWVRRLIDLECFLLSGLKAKGTVAPEIAFMLGERTRAGVEYPIGGSAAIVDALLKGLKRYGGALYLKSHVDKIIVKSGKVTGIKLKKGDIINAPIVISNATLWDTYQQLLDAEDLPKSYRQEQLETPAVESFMHLHLGIKADGLDHLTGHHVVVHDSNKDITVPGNTCMISIPSVWDKNLAPDGHYVVHAYTLEPYEGWEKNEAYENKKKQRSQTLYKALEKVIPDIRQRVVLELIGTPLTHSRFLRRYQGTYGPAIPAGKGMFPSCHTPISGLYRVGDSTLPGIGVPAVTGSGILCANTLVSPQKVEEILN
- the trxA gene encoding thioredoxin, producing MALKKQFSSFEEMLSTSTVPVLVDFYATWCGPCQMMSPILEQVGTQMRNRLQVVKIDTDKYPGIASKYGIQSLPTLVLFKKGEPVERLEGAMQASQLIQHLNLLV
- a CDS encoding type II toxin-antitoxin system HicB family antitoxin, coding for MIIRAVLEWDDEVKAFSATCPELNYISSCGDTKEEAVANLKEAIQLLLEPIPEHIINPDQKFDTVEVVI
- a CDS encoding type II toxin-antitoxin system HicA family toxin: MPKTPRLTAKEVIKQLKQSGFIEVSQTGSHLKLFNPETKRTAIVPIHQGKMIPIGTLKSIEKQSGISFK
- the ggpS gene encoding glucosylglycerol-phosphate synthase, producing the protein MKSSLVILYHREPYDEVVENGQVRYLPKKSPNGIVPTLKSFFADDNNQGTWIAWKQVSPEQKNQFNKNVVVEDDGNYRVSRIPLTAEQVRDFYHVTSKEAFWPILHSFPYHFTSESSNWDNFVKINRLFAEAACEEAADDALIWVHDYNLWLAPQFIREKKPDARIAFFHHTPFPSVDIFNILPWREAIVDSLLCCDVVGFHIPRYSENFVNVARSLRPIDIVEKTKVTGHITPVGIALAEPEATTKLKYKNQIVKVDAFPVGTSPQNILDVLRTPEAEAKVAEIKETLQGRKLIIAAGRVDYVKGNKEKLEAFERLLERRPELHGKVNFIMTCVQAATGMQVYQEAQREIEYLVGKINGRFAKFDWIPIRLSTQPIPLLDLFCYYRAADICWTTPLRDGLNLVAKEYIVAHEGKDGVLVLSEFVGAATELPQAILTNPYSIKLMDEAIDQALDMSPEEQQEKMAKMYETVTKYDVKYWSDRLLNYFAKMTREFVDDKEPALN